Part of the Maniola jurtina chromosome 22, ilManJurt1.1, whole genome shotgun sequence genome is shown below.
AACCACAGATTACTGAGCATAATACTGAGAACCTCAGTATTATGTCTTTCTGCGATCGTCACAACGCGTTGTGAGCTGTTTTTTTGCTCAATGAGCGTTTCCGTTCTTTGAGCGTAACGTACATAAATTACATaatgctaataaataataagtatattataatatatatgaaATAATTGTATGATAATATGATATGTGAATGCAATGAAATAAAggctatgttttatttatttatttaaacttggtCAATAGAATCAAGCTTCTTCCAACACCCACTATCGCGCGACGCTGATCATCCAATCGGTATAATTCGCAATCGATGTTGCAGAGAGGACATAACTAGTTTTGTTTAAAAGCATATCGAAAGCCGGTCTGATTCCGATGGTGATGTCTTCCCAGATCCAAGGTCCTCCCACGTCAGTGTTCCCCCAGGCAGAGCTGCCCCAAGGGGACACAGCTGTGATTAAATTGGATGAGTGGTTTACCGAGCTACTGTAAGTGGTAAGGTTAGCAGTTCTAAGCGGGACCGCATATCCCtggaagaaaagaaaagaaaatgggGTTTACTTTCACCatagaatatttaatagtagatATGGAACGATCAATCCGTAAAGAAGTtcaaataaatagcgactcttgttatgacgcaataaagtgcattcTAGCTCACGTATAGCGCTGCAGCCTAATAAAGCCTCTCTTTCGGCGTTATCGGGTAACTcttagggtgcgtttccactgacgtGGAGCTGGgtggagtggagcggagcggacAGTGAATTGACCAATCACAATTGCTCGAAATCTCCACTTCGCATCAGTATAGAAACTGTGTAAGTGAAGCTGAGCggactttcaaataaaatatatgaatatgAGGCTCCGAACCGCACTTAACGGAGGGTAGGGTAGACAGATTTGACTGATTGGACCACGGCTCAATACAACTCTAGTCTGTTCAGCTCAGCTCAGCTCCACTCTGCCCCGCTccaattttttgattttttctttgattCTCTTGCGAGTATCAAAATTTGCGGCGTAAACAGCCGTTTTTTTTGATTGCGTTGACATAGAAGTTTGATTTTTCTCAGTTCCAAGGGATTTTGAGTattttaggtatattaatttcaacttgataCTTCCACACGTTCAGAAAAAGGTTCTTGACACATCAGACGAACAACGAAGTGATTTTATAAGGGTTGCTTCCTTATgaggtagaatagaatagaatagatttctattcaaataaacttttacgtcaaataatttacctctggtttggaatgccgtttctaccaagaagaaccagcaagaaactcggcggttgctcttttcaattgtaaggtaagtacggaaccttaaaaaaattgaatgaacTTACACGTCCCCAGCCCACTTGGTGGAACGCTATGCCGATCGGGACGACAGAGCCTTGACGTAAGAAGGACGCCTGCCTCACGAGGTCGGTATAGACCAAACGACTCGTCAGCCTCACGACAGATATGTCGTGGACGACCGCAGCGCCAGTGCTGTTGCGGTCTTCGTAGTTGATCGCTCTGCTTACGTAGACCGTCTGTCCTCCGCCCATTGAGCTATAGTTGACTCCAGCCCGGATGCGACGATGTTCTGGGCCTGGGTAGTTTCTATAAATAGAAGAAATAGTTATTTGTGTCAGAAGGGGCCAAAGTAATACTTGGTTCCTAGAGGgcgttatttaattattttgaatccagagcgaattaacagggctctctccgtcactcgcttcatacaatcgtagttccaatttcatttgaatattaagcaaccaaagtccatgaaattttgcagacatattctataaactaatatctgtgtctgtggtgttttagattttctaaaaatatgtagttttaaaattacaggagctcaaagatttgtatgtaaatttttaagaccgcgtaactttgaaaccgaatattttaacaaaaatctggaaaaccacagacatagttaAATACATTGGAAATGCTACAGAGATGTCTTCTagcttcatttcatttcagagATTTCTCTTATCACTACCTATGAGAAAATGACCTATGACCAGTCCAGAGATCCCCTCAGGGTACAGAACTTAACTTGCACCATGTAGTTTACCGCTTCACTTACGGTCCAGAGAAGCAGCTCGCGGCGGACAGCACGTACAGCTGGTTCAGGATCGAAGCAGCGCAGTTGTGAGTCCAGTCCAGAGAACTCCCCGGGGTGTAGAACTGAACTTGCACTATCGTGGGATACCGATAGATGGTCAGACCTGACTGCTTATCTTCCAAATGAAACGCTGATGCAGcacctttaaataaatatacaagtgtaaatgaaaaatttataacacccccgacaagtgaagattacagtaaccagaaaagatctgataactttcgatcggctgaaccgattttcttgaattatagctaaaaacactctcgatcggctttcaaacaaaaaaaaaaaacaaaattaaaatcggttcattattttaggagctacgatgccacagacagatacacagatacacacgtcaaacttataacacccctctttttgaatcgggggttaaaaatgttcatGAGCAGACTGGACTTCCCAAGCAACCTAGTATTAGATGTGGTAAataagtcaaaatcatttaatcaagttaggtaccattgtacactttttgatttgtaagataatgatgtcaacttaaaactaaaactaaggTTCcaaaggttccaaacgcgccctggtctgagaagagccgacaacaaactcagccgggtatcctttatataataattatcactacttcactaaaagaaataaaattatgtgaaCTGATAAAGCTATTAAGTAACTCAtttccaagtttttttttatcattatataATCCTTCACATTGTACCTAATaagatttttcaataagttttttACCTGAGAACAGGGCTAAACTCAAAATTAGGATTGCTACCATTGTAggagttttatttttactaatgaagtgattattgaatttatttaacttacttatatactattttttagggttccgtacctcaataggaaaaacggaacccttataggatcactttgttgtctgtctgtctgtttgtccgtctatccgtctgtccatccagtgctggacataggccttccctaaggAGCGCAATCATACCCAgtcctcagcctttctcatccagccacttcccgccagccactTTATATGGGcagtacaaaaaaataatttagtattttcaattttcaaagtaagataactatagcaagcgggttatcaaatgaaagggctttacttgtacattctaaaacagatttttatgtatttttatgcataatagtatttgatttatcgtgcaacggaaaaaatacccgagtacggaaccctcggggcgcgagtctgactcatacttggccggtattttttATCGCAAGTTATCTACATCTTTGTATTATTATCACTACAAGaggattatttattaattgtagGAATCGGTTATAGTAAATTATCTAATTAATATCAATAGATTATGACTTTAAGACACTAAGAATATCAGGTGTTTTGTGTTTATGAGTCACAATTTTGACTCGACTACAGCAAAGctaaaggaagggttatggtttTAGCAGTACCAGTATGTAtctttgtatcagattctgtgggTCCCACCGtagtagcgcctaaattactgggccgattttgatgaatgaggtatcagtCAACTcattattatggtccgggtcacataggctacattttatatgaaaaaaatcgaTCTGAAAGATCCAAAACCAATGATTatgtcaaaaatgaaaatataatattctgtaaatacaagtgtaaattaaaaatttataacacccctgacaagtgaaggttacagtaactagaaaagagctaataactttcaaacggctgaatcgattttcttgaataatagctaagaacactcgcgatcaagccacctttcaaacaaaaaaaaaactaaattaaaatcggttcattagtttaggagctacgatgccacagacagatacacagatacacacgtgaaacttataacactatATTATACACACGTACaactttttgggtcaggggttaaaaacagtgaacgtctccaaaaaatttttgcTAATTGTACCTGTAATAATGTGTAATTgtgagtgggatatcaaataaaATAGGAACAAATTCTAAgttcattaatataaatatggtgcaatgttaaaatacaccgagcgatagaaaaacaattttactatatctatcgctatctagtATCTATACCGGCAGCTCGCGGGTATAGTAGGTAGTCgggtttttaactttatctttttGACTAGTCAGGATGATTTGTATCATACAATGAAGGCTCATAACGTAGGcctaatattaaattaaatgttcTGTCATTGCAGCACAATTTTGaagtaggtaattagtaatacacaattacaatgcctaattgcaaaagcaaaaggtctacatctcctgaggatgctcaggtgtcggggcgaaacgtgcgtcgagtggtgttgggatttgcatggtgctgcgtggtggtggtccgtgtggcttgcttggtggctggcttttcctgaatgtttatcagtgggagggcgggcggtgcatgtcgcatgctgcatgttgcaccatacagattgctttggtttggcggattatagcaaaataagcttttggttccttgttgtactataagatctacctacctaccaaatttcatgattctagatcaacgggaagtaccctataggttttcttgacagactcaacagacggacagagatagacagacagacgaacagacagacaggacagaagacaaagtgatcctttatgggttcgTTCTTTCTCttgagatacggaatcctaaaaatacgTGTCGATGTACACGCGTCGCGCAGAAATCTGTGCTGACACTACAACGCGACGCAGAGCAGCACAAACACATGTCTGCGTCTCACGCGCTTGCGCCGTAGGACATTCATCATCATGCATTACAAAATCTGCTCTGCCCTGCACTGCTCTGAACTACATCGCCTGCGTACCAGCATTCCATCgctgcgcatgcaaaatccgctatgtttttttttaattttcggtTTAGATatcattttctttgattttaaaggCGAAACCCATTTTAGCATGTGTGCTCAAGAAGAATCAAGAGATAATCTTTTACATAAAGCATATTTTCTCAAGAAAATTAGTTTAAAGAGTCtcctgaaaacttgtgatttttccacatagcggaattttcatgcaCAGCCATTCGTGCGTCACTCGCAAGCACAGAGTACATTGAATAATATATGGGTGCTCGCAAGCCGGCAACTCACGGAGGCTGGAGGTCGTCATGCGCCCTCCGACGCCCGGTGCATCTCCTGCGAGAGGGGTCCGCCATCAAAATGTCCCTCTCACGTTTGTGAGCATGACTCCGGTTTAACTTTGGTATCTTAGTACAATGGTAGTGCTATAGATGGcactgaaattgaaaaaaagacAGAAGCAGAaaatttttcatcatcatcatgatcaacctatcgccacAGGAATATTATCGCCGACTCGTACAGAGaatgagtctcctctcagaatgacaagggacaaagtttaccacgctggccacgtgcgattggcagatttcacagaTGATTTTGGTTACAGCTTATAAGCTGTTttatcgttgttttcagtatttgttgtttaaatacagtatatggtacaAAATATACCGCATATATTCctaattagtttaatttttaaattagcccccgtcacaaaaatggtctaaaactgacaactctGATGGCcccccatttctttattttttaagataaaaaataaataaaagttgtatTCGTACTCCACATAATGagttctaaacaatgataccccacatgctagggtaaggaatttttttttccggctcctttttcatgtatgggagttCCCCTGAAAAAGAAttgatttaattgaattttgattcaatatttggttacggtcaacgttctacaccaaatatcaaaattgcaggcttgtaactcatttagtctacgagctaagGACGTGTGACACGCGGGCAGAccgataaacagacagacagacagagagtgGAACCCTGAACACAGCAAATactcatgaaaataaaaatgaaagctGGACGAGTGctagtcggacttgcacacgaagggttccgtaccatcacacTTCCTAATTCTTAGGGTTTCGTATGTCCAGAGAAAAAGTAACCCTTATATTATAGAATCCCTTCACTGTCTATCTATCGTGTGTGTCAAGAGTTAAGACccgtcaagagaatcaaaacctatagagtgctt
Proteins encoded:
- the LOC123877093 gene encoding chymotrypsin-like elastase family member 2A is translated as MVAILILSLALFSGAASAFHLEDKQSGLTIYRYPTIVQVQFYTPGSSLDWTHNCAASILNQLYVLSAASCFSGPNYPGPEHRRIRAGVNYSSMGGGQTVYVSRAINYEDRNSTGAAVVHDISVVRLTSRLVYTDLVRQASFLRQGSVVPIGIAFHQVGWGRLCPLGAALPGGTLTWEDLGSGKTSPSESDRLSICF